From a region of the Pukyongiella litopenaei genome:
- a CDS encoding glycerophosphodiester phosphodiesterase family protein — protein sequence MTPMQAVRHAYGVAWARRWLFGGVYLVMRLAVYAVIAPVLALLVNLAVSLSNQSALTDQDIAAYIFTPGGMVVTIGIASLLLVAEVLIFAALAALLRFETGDRLATARAALGVILSRLRPLLVFAGVFLLRVLLIALPFLAVGGAAALWLLGDYDINYYLSTHPPEFLAAVGIGAVLLLALAVVLLLRLSSWALALHLVLFADTPPVAAFAASAARMRGKRTGLKIEIVLWLLVRTVLMVLPGLVAGVVLNLVPLSPGNGLRVALALALIVAGLWALAATMISGLALAALAALFDRHFAERPAPLPDAARSPGGLRRRGGVVLVALGVLVALAFWTGDKLLERVTAEDDVVVIAHRGAAGLRPENTMASVEQAIADGADWVEIDVQETVDGRVVVMHDSDFMKLSGIDLKIWDATMDDLAGIDIGSWFDPAYADQRVPLLRDVLAAARGRANVLIELKYYGHDVDLENRVIGIVEELGMQDRIATMSLKYPAVQKMLTLRPGWRTGVLAATAVGDLAGLQGDFIAVNTGAASVHLARMVEAAGKDLYVWTVNDPLQMSQMISMGADGLITDQPALARQVLEARAGLNSAERLALWLSQQLGLDMNVKAPRDDQP from the coding sequence ATGACGCCGATGCAAGCTGTCCGCCACGCCTACGGTGTCGCCTGGGCGCGGCGCTGGCTGTTCGGCGGCGTCTATCTGGTGATGCGGCTGGCCGTCTACGCGGTGATCGCGCCGGTGCTGGCGTTGCTGGTCAATCTCGCGGTTTCCCTGTCGAACCAGAGCGCGCTGACCGACCAGGACATCGCCGCCTACATCTTCACCCCCGGCGGGATGGTGGTGACCATCGGCATTGCCAGCCTGCTGCTGGTGGCCGAGGTGCTGATCTTCGCGGCGCTGGCGGCGCTGCTGCGGTTCGAGACCGGCGACCGGCTGGCGACGGCGCGCGCGGCGCTGGGCGTGATCCTGTCGCGGCTGCGCCCGCTGCTGGTCTTCGCGGGCGTGTTCCTGCTGCGCGTGCTGCTGATCGCGCTGCCGTTTCTCGCGGTCGGCGGGGCGGCGGCGCTGTGGCTGCTGGGCGATTATGACATCAACTATTACCTGTCCACCCATCCGCCCGAATTTCTGGCCGCGGTCGGGATCGGGGCCGTGCTGCTGCTGGCGCTGGCGGTGGTGCTGCTGCTGCGCCTGTCATCCTGGGCGCTGGCGCTGCACCTGGTGCTGTTCGCGGACACTCCGCCCGTTGCGGCCTTTGCCGCGAGCGCGGCACGGATGCGCGGCAAACGCACCGGCCTGAAGATCGAGATCGTGCTCTGGCTGCTGGTGCGCACGGTGCTGATGGTCCTGCCGGGGCTGGTGGCCGGGGTGGTCCTGAACCTCGTGCCGCTGTCGCCGGGCAACGGGCTGCGGGTCGCGCTGGCTCTGGCGCTGATCGTCGCCGGGCTGTGGGCGCTGGCCGCGACGATGATCTCGGGGCTGGCGCTGGCGGCACTGGCGGCGTTGTTCGACCGCCATTTCGCGGAACGGCCCGCGCCGCTGCCCGATGCGGCACGGTCGCCCGGCGGGCTGCGGCGCCGGGGCGGCGTGGTGCTGGTTGCGCTCGGGGTGCTGGTCGCGCTGGCGTTCTGGACCGGTGACAAGCTGCTGGAGCGGGTCACGGCAGAGGATGACGTGGTGGTGATCGCCCATCGCGGCGCCGCCGGGCTGCGGCCGGAAAACACCATGGCCTCGGTCGAACAGGCGATTGCCGACGGTGCCGACTGGGTCGAGATCGACGTGCAGGAAACCGTCGATGGCCGCGTGGTGGTGATGCATGACAGCGATTTCATGAAGCTCTCGGGCATCGACCTCAAGATCTGGGACGCGACGATGGACGATCTTGCCGGCATCGACATCGGCAGCTGGTTCGACCCGGCCTATGCCGATCAGCGCGTCCCGCTGCTGCGCGATGTGCTGGCGGCGGCAAGGGGGCGCGCCAACGTGCTGATCGAACTGAAATATTACGGCCATGACGTGGATCTGGAAAACCGGGTGATCGGCATCGTCGAGGAACTGGGCATGCAGGACCGGATCGCCACCATGTCGCTGAAATACCCCGCCGTGCAGAAGATGCTGACGCTGCGCCCCGGCTGGCGCACCGGCGTGCTGGCCGCCACCGCCGTGGGCGATCTCGCCGGGTTGCAGGGTGATTTCATCGCCGTGAACACCGGGGCCGCCAGCGTGCACCTGGCCCGCATGGTCGAGGCGGCGGGCAAGGATCTCTATGTCTGGACGGTGAACGATCCGCTGCAGATGTCGCAGATGATCTCGATGGGGGCGGACGGGCTGATCACCGATCAGCCGGCGCTGGCCCGGCAGGTGCTCGAGGCGCGGGCGGGGCTGAACAGCGCCGAGCGACTGGCACTGTGGCTGTCGCAGCAGCTGGGGTTGGACATGAACGTGAAGGCGCCGCGCGATGACCAGCCGTGA
- a CDS encoding DUF6173 family protein — MDDTISTAAEYAEAAAIPRMREVHCDPDSNTGPDGVPDALRKPVVSKSPAQWAYERLILYIQNFEKQLDAEHEVAMGFAGDNAGVLRIAGMGYFDPDIVTFYGSDANGSRMQLIQHVSQLSVMLRALPRAADGGPATRIGFRLAADLEADPEKD, encoded by the coding sequence ATGGACGACACGATCAGCACCGCCGCCGAATATGCCGAGGCGGCCGCGATACCACGCATGCGCGAAGTGCATTGCGACCCGGACAGCAACACCGGCCCCGATGGCGTGCCCGACGCGCTGCGCAAGCCGGTTGTCAGCAAGAGCCCGGCCCAATGGGCCTATGAGCGGCTGATCCTCTACATCCAGAATTTCGAAAAGCAGCTCGACGCGGAACACGAGGTCGCGATGGGCTTTGCCGGCGACAATGCCGGGGTGCTGCGGATCGCGGGCATGGGCTATTTCGACCCCGATATCGTCACCTTCTACGGCAGCGACGCCAACGGGTCGCGGATGCAGCTGATCCAGCATGTCAGCCAGTTGTCGGTCATGCTGCGCGCCCTGCCGCGGGCGGCCGATGGCGGTCCGGCCACCCGGATCGGGTTCCGGCTGGCGGCGGATCTCGAGGCGGATCCGGAAAAAGACTGA
- a CDS encoding aa3-type cytochrome c oxidase subunit IV, whose product MAEFKHGEMDITEQSKTFNGFVKATVWVVTLILILLVLMAIFIT is encoded by the coding sequence ATGGCTGAGTTCAAGCACGGCGAAATGGACATCACCGAACAGAGCAAGACCTTCAACGGCTTCGTCAAGGCAACCGTGTGGGTGGTGACGCTGATCCTCATCCTGCTGGTCCTGATGGCGATTTTCATCACCTGA
- a CDS encoding AzlD domain-containing protein, whose protein sequence is MTGTATIDTGVLWTVIAALAVGSFALRFVFIGLVGNRPMPAWLLRHLRYTAVAILPAMVAPLVVWPAATGGQPDAARLAAAATTMAVGLWTKNVLAAILSGAGMLWALQWLLG, encoded by the coding sequence ATGACCGGGACCGCCACCATCGACACCGGGGTCTTGTGGACCGTCATCGCCGCCCTGGCGGTGGGCAGTTTCGCGCTGCGGTTCGTCTTCATCGGCCTGGTCGGCAACCGCCCGATGCCCGCCTGGCTGCTGCGGCACCTGCGCTATACCGCCGTCGCGATCCTGCCGGCGATGGTCGCGCCCCTGGTGGTCTGGCCCGCCGCCACCGGCGGGCAGCCCGATGCCGCACGCCTGGCCGCCGCCGCGACGACCATGGCCGTGGGTCTGTGGACGAAAAACGTGCTCGCCGCGATCCTCAGCGGCGCCGGAATGCTCTGGGCGCTGCAGTGGCTACTCGGCTAG
- a CDS encoding AzlC family ABC transporter permease has translation MPASTAKSFFWKAVRDSIPFVFVAGPFGLLFGVLATEANLDLLATMVFTTTVFAGAAQFTALQALNDHMPTLIVIISALAVNLRVAMYSAALTPWLGNAPFWQRALAAYFTVDQSYALSVAQYETRPDMSIPERMAYFFGTVALIAPLWYLCTLAGALLGARIPESWALDFALPIAFLAMIAPMLRTPAHVAAALVAIVTALLAAGLPYNLGLLVAGLAGMMAGARVEAAAERRAGVA, from the coding sequence ATGCCGGCCTCCACCGCAAAATCATTCTTCTGGAAAGCGGTCCGCGATTCGATTCCCTTCGTCTTCGTGGCGGGGCCGTTCGGGCTGCTGTTCGGCGTGCTGGCGACCGAGGCCAATCTGGACCTGCTGGCGACGATGGTGTTCACCACCACCGTGTTCGCCGGCGCCGCGCAGTTCACCGCGCTGCAGGCGCTGAACGACCATATGCCGACCCTGATCGTCATCATCTCGGCGCTGGCGGTGAACCTGCGAGTGGCGATGTATTCCGCCGCGCTGACGCCCTGGCTGGGCAACGCGCCGTTCTGGCAGCGGGCGCTTGCCGCCTATTTCACCGTCGATCAGTCCTATGCGCTGTCGGTGGCGCAGTACGAAACCCGCCCGGACATGTCGATACCGGAACGCATGGCCTATTTCTTCGGCACCGTGGCGCTGATCGCACCGCTCTGGTATCTCTGCACGCTGGCGGGCGCGCTCCTGGGGGCGCGGATACCCGAAAGCTGGGCGCTGGACTTTGCGTTGCCGATCGCCTTTCTGGCGATGATCGCGCCGATGCTGCGAACGCCGGCGCATGTGGCCGCGGCGCTGGTGGCGATCGTCACCGCCCTGCTTGCCGCCGGCCTGCCTTACAATCTCGGTCTGCTGGTCGCCGGGCTGGCCGGCATGATGGCCGGGGCGCGGGTCGAAGCGGCCGCCGAACGCCGGGCGGGCGTGGCATGA